A window from Photobacterium atrarenae encodes these proteins:
- a CDS encoding phage minor head protein: MPVQYGSLPFQEQIAYFRHKANVPSERWTDVWQNAHDRGFMVAGAMKTDLLADFRQAVDKAIAEGKSLGWFKGQFNDIVARHGWEPYASKSRGSANWRAQVIYETNIRQAYTAGREQQIEQVKSRRPYGIYKHSGSEHPRHDHLSWNNLVIPLDDPWWKTHTPINGYGCKCKKFTASERDLKRLGLTVTGAPKVTTYEWVDKVTGEVHDIPKGIDPGFDYTPRSSAELTEQTRQVLAKKPPLEERLAPRVVDHAFSTVKGVGAEGLSTLLAGLATPQVAAFEQVLKSHDLKTLFLKAGEMTGNKKGQAIAEDVEAYLQSGLSRPHWNYTARRVSRTNGFTAGRWNHVVVKAKASDNLAKVDPLLLQSAIGTAIQQGKADRVWSFSAAAEAQLNSSARVVTTWAHEMGHQVYYKAGKPELPPQVRGRPSLTRYGGTNDSEWFAEHFAAWLLAPQALEQALPDAFVFISEAVNAAAAQ, from the coding sequence ATGCCGGTGCAATACGGCAGCCTGCCGTTTCAGGAGCAGATCGCCTATTTCCGGCATAAAGCCAATGTGCCGTCGGAGCGCTGGACCGATGTCTGGCAGAACGCGCACGACCGGGGCTTCATGGTTGCCGGGGCGATGAAGACTGATTTACTGGCTGATTTTCGCCAGGCGGTCGATAAAGCCATTGCCGAAGGGAAGTCGTTGGGCTGGTTTAAAGGCCAATTTAACGACATCGTGGCCCGCCATGGTTGGGAACCCTACGCCTCGAAGAGCAGGGGCTCGGCGAACTGGCGGGCCCAGGTGATCTATGAGACCAATATTCGCCAGGCATACACGGCGGGACGTGAGCAGCAAATTGAGCAGGTCAAAAGTCGCCGCCCGTATGGCATCTATAAGCACTCCGGTTCGGAGCATCCCCGCCATGATCATCTGTCCTGGAACAACCTGGTGATCCCGTTGGATGACCCCTGGTGGAAAACGCACACCCCGATTAACGGCTATGGCTGCAAATGCAAGAAGTTCACGGCCAGTGAGCGGGACCTGAAGCGGTTGGGGCTGACGGTGACCGGCGCACCGAAAGTCACCACCTATGAGTGGGTGGATAAGGTCACCGGCGAGGTGCATGATATTCCCAAGGGCATCGATCCTGGTTTTGACTACACCCCAAGGAGTAGCGCAGAGCTGACCGAGCAGACCCGGCAAGTGCTGGCGAAGAAGCCGCCGCTGGAAGAACGCCTGGCCCCGCGTGTGGTGGATCATGCGTTCTCGACGGTGAAAGGTGTTGGCGCTGAAGGGTTGAGTACGCTGCTGGCCGGGCTGGCAACGCCGCAAGTGGCCGCATTTGAGCAGGTCCTGAAATCGCACGATTTGAAAACTTTGTTCCTCAAAGCGGGTGAGATGACCGGCAATAAGAAGGGACAGGCCATTGCTGAGGATGTGGAAGCCTATCTGCAGTCGGGTCTGTCACGTCCGCACTGGAACTACACAGCTCGCCGGGTGAGCCGTACCAATGGTTTCACCGCCGGGCGCTGGAACCATGTGGTGGTGAAGGCTAAAGCCAGTGACAACCTGGCGAAGGTGGACCCGCTGCTCTTGCAGAGTGCCATCGGGACCGCAATCCAGCAGGGCAAGGCTGACAGGGTGTGGTCCTTTTCGGCTGCAGCAGAAGCCCAGCTGAACTCTTCGGCCAGAGTTGTGACCACCTGGGCACACGAAATGGGCCACCAGGTCTACTATAAAGCGGGGAAGCCGGAGTTGCCGCCCCAGGTCAGAGGGCGGCCATCCCTGACCCGTTACGGTGGCACCAATGACAGCGAATGGTTTGCAGAGCATTTCGCGGCTTGGTTGTTGGCCCCGCAAGCATTAGAGCAAGCGCTACCGGATGCGTTTGTATTTATCTCAGAGGCCGTGAACGCGGCGGCAGCACAATGA
- a CDS encoding DUF935 domain-containing protein, giving the protein MATSAIVDLWGRPIERGELNEQQTETDAKLHQLKRHFAEHPSSGLTPQKLAGIMKRAEEGDLIAQCELAEDMEEKDAHIQSELSKRKMAMLGVDWNIKPPRNASKAEKYDADMLQEVLEDATWLEDAFFDMADATLKTFSNLELRWDVVEGMQLVSGYDHRDPSWFQTHPDDRNLLRLRDGSYEGAELTPFGWISHTAQAKTGYLSRRGLVRVLAWPFLFKNYSVRDLAEFLEIYGLPIRLGKYPEGATEREKATLLRAVMSIGHNAGGIIPKGMDIDFQSAADGASDPFMAMVGWCEKSQSKAILGGTLTSQADGKTSTNALGNVHNEVREEIRDFDLKRIAATLTRDLVFPLYALNGKSYRTRHRIPRFEFELTEAEDIKVLSSALPGLVQMGMQIPLEWVHEKTQIPMAKDGEAVLGQVKQPEPPGEAKPQGQAALKALTEQKDIPDQQLERLQLEAGGLMENILEPVRELVTQATSLTQLRDDILNLQGVISTEQLGEVMAQAMAAAELAGITDVQDGK; this is encoded by the coding sequence GTGGCGACATCAGCAATTGTAGATTTATGGGGCCGCCCGATTGAGCGGGGAGAGCTGAACGAGCAGCAGACAGAAACGGATGCCAAGCTGCATCAATTGAAGCGGCATTTTGCCGAGCATCCATCTTCGGGCCTGACACCGCAAAAGCTGGCGGGGATCATGAAGCGGGCCGAGGAGGGCGACCTGATTGCCCAGTGCGAGCTGGCTGAGGATATGGAAGAGAAGGACGCCCATATCCAGAGTGAGCTGAGCAAGCGCAAGATGGCGATGCTGGGGGTGGACTGGAACATCAAACCGCCGCGCAATGCCAGCAAGGCCGAGAAGTATGATGCCGATATGCTCCAGGAAGTGCTGGAGGATGCTACCTGGCTCGAAGATGCGTTTTTTGATATGGCCGATGCAACACTGAAGACGTTCTCTAACCTGGAGCTGCGCTGGGATGTGGTGGAAGGCATGCAGCTAGTGTCCGGTTATGACCATCGGGACCCGTCCTGGTTCCAGACGCACCCGGATGATCGCAACCTGCTTCGTCTGCGAGACGGCAGCTATGAAGGCGCAGAGTTGACACCGTTCGGCTGGATATCCCATACAGCCCAAGCGAAAACAGGCTATCTGTCGCGCCGCGGACTGGTGCGGGTGTTGGCGTGGCCGTTCCTGTTCAAGAACTATAGCGTCCGGGATCTGGCTGAGTTCCTGGAAATCTATGGCTTGCCGATCCGCTTGGGTAAATACCCGGAAGGGGCAACCGAGCGGGAAAAGGCAACGTTGCTGCGCGCAGTGATGTCGATTGGTCATAATGCCGGGGGCATCATCCCGAAAGGGATGGACATTGATTTTCAGTCTGCGGCTGACGGCGCGAGCGATCCGTTCATGGCCATGGTTGGCTGGTGTGAGAAATCCCAGTCGAAAGCCATTCTGGGCGGTACGCTGACAAGCCAGGCCGATGGCAAGACCAGCACCAACGCCTTGGGGAACGTGCATAACGAAGTGCGGGAAGAAATCCGGGACTTCGACTTGAAACGGATTGCCGCCACGCTGACCCGTGATCTGGTGTTCCCGCTTTATGCGCTGAACGGCAAGAGCTATCGCACCCGGCACCGAATCCCCCGTTTTGAGTTTGAGCTGACGGAAGCGGAAGACATCAAAGTGCTGTCATCCGCATTACCTGGTCTGGTGCAGATGGGCATGCAGATCCCGCTGGAATGGGTTCATGAAAAAACGCAGATCCCGATGGCAAAAGATGGGGAAGCGGTTTTGGGCCAGGTGAAGCAACCTGAACCACCCGGCGAAGCAAAGCCGCAAGGCCAGGCAGCCCTGAAAGCGCTAACAGAGCAGAAAGATATCCCGGACCAGCAGTTAGAGCGATTGCAGCTTGAAGCGGGTGGCTTGATGGAAAACATCCTGGAGCCGGTGCGGGAACTCGTCACGCAGGCAACGTCACTGACGCAGCTTCGGGATGACATCTTAAATCTGCAAGGGGTGATCAGTACCGAGCAGCTGGGTGAAGTGATGGCCCAGGCTATGGCCGCTGCGGAGCTGGCTGGCATCACTGATGTTCAGGACGGCAAGTAA
- a CDS encoding terminase large subunit domain-containing protein: MSEAVRPELNQITASAIQAFDPDELLLGYQKRWIEDDSVLKIAEKSRRTGLTFAEAADSALTAGTAKGEGGSNVFYVGSNKEMAREFIDAVAMWAKAFDKVASEVQEEVLTDEDKDILTFVVYFDSGFKVQALSSNPSNLRGMQGTVIIDEAAFHDRLAEVLKAALALTMWGAKVRLISTHNGVNNLFNQLIQDSRAGKKRYSVHTITLDDACAEGLYQRICQVQKVAWSQEKEDEWKANLLKDTATEDDALEEYYCVPKASSGQYVPSVLIDAAMKPGIPILTIEAPKGFMEWTDGQRKAHVDDWCKRVLKPELDKLNPGHSHSFGEDFARKGDLSIFVPLGIRKDLSKYVPFVVELRNMTYDAQRQILHYLLEALHRKRGMAFDATGNGGYLAESAALKYGTEMVDQVALNDPWYREWMPKLKAEFEDQNLDIPRHEDIKDDLSQIQVINGVPKIDKGKNKGQDGKQRHGDFAIGLAMAIRASWMDGAAIEFTPLPSKQELDEDDDLYAAYHAFDQGCY; encoded by the coding sequence ATGTCTGAAGCCGTCCGCCCTGAACTCAACCAAATCACAGCCTCAGCCATTCAGGCGTTTGATCCCGATGAGTTGCTGCTGGGTTACCAGAAGCGCTGGATTGAAGATGATTCGGTGCTCAAGATTGCCGAGAAATCCCGCCGGACCGGCCTGACCTTCGCCGAGGCGGCGGATTCAGCGCTGACCGCTGGCACCGCTAAAGGGGAAGGCGGTAGCAATGTCTTCTATGTCGGCTCGAACAAAGAGATGGCGCGGGAATTCATTGACGCCGTGGCCATGTGGGCCAAGGCGTTTGATAAAGTCGCCAGCGAAGTTCAGGAAGAAGTGCTGACCGATGAGGACAAGGACATCCTGACCTTTGTGGTGTACTTCGATTCCGGCTTTAAGGTCCAGGCACTCAGCTCCAACCCGTCCAACCTCCGGGGGATGCAGGGCACCGTGATCATCGATGAGGCCGCGTTCCATGATCGCCTGGCCGAGGTATTGAAAGCCGCCCTGGCGCTGACCATGTGGGGCGCGAAGGTGCGTTTAATCAGCACCCACAACGGTGTCAACAACCTGTTTAACCAGTTGATCCAGGACAGCCGGGCCGGGAAGAAACGCTACAGCGTTCACACCATCACTCTGGATGATGCCTGTGCGGAAGGTCTGTATCAGCGGATTTGCCAGGTCCAGAAGGTCGCCTGGTCCCAGGAGAAAGAGGACGAGTGGAAAGCAAACCTGCTCAAGGATACCGCCACCGAAGATGATGCTCTGGAAGAGTATTACTGCGTTCCCAAGGCATCGAGCGGCCAGTATGTACCTTCGGTACTGATTGATGCGGCGATGAAGCCCGGTATTCCCATTCTGACCATTGAAGCGCCGAAGGGCTTTATGGAATGGACTGATGGCCAGCGCAAGGCCCATGTGGATGATTGGTGTAAACGTGTCTTAAAGCCGGAGCTGGATAAGCTCAACCCCGGCCACTCCCACTCGTTCGGCGAAGACTTTGCCCGTAAGGGGGATTTGTCGATCTTCGTCCCTTTGGGGATCCGTAAGGACCTGAGCAAGTACGTACCGTTTGTGGTTGAACTGCGCAACATGACCTATGACGCCCAGCGTCAGATCCTGCATTACCTGCTTGAAGCTTTGCACCGCAAGCGTGGGATGGCGTTTGACGCCACCGGGAACGGCGGCTACCTGGCTGAGTCGGCAGCGCTGAAGTACGGCACCGAGATGGTGGACCAGGTTGCACTCAATGACCCCTGGTATCGCGAATGGATGCCGAAGCTCAAGGCCGAATTTGAAGATCAGAACCTCGATATCCCCCGTCATGAAGACATCAAGGATGACCTGAGCCAAATTCAGGTGATCAATGGCGTCCCGAAAATCGACAAGGGGAAGAATAAGGGCCAGGACGGGAAGCAACGTCACGGCGACTTTGCCATCGGCCTGGCGATGGCGATTCGCGCCAGCTGGATGGATGGGGCAGCGATTGAGTTCACGCCGCTGCCGTCGAAGCAAGAGCTGGATGAAGATGATGATTTATATGCAGCCTACCACGCATTTGACCAGGGCTGTTATTAG
- a CDS encoding DUF3486 family protein, translated as MTDKTDRPTRGRRSKIDLLPDEVKRLLDELLRDARYSQQEVLDAVHDHIDQLGLPEDIKPSRSGLNRYASRMEAIGKDLRDVREVSQALVGQLGDKPTGEVSRLILEIGRTQLFKAMMNANEKEGDVDIGMIKDAMLAAQRLESAAMQSHKREKEIRKAFADEAAAAAEAVAKKAGMTAETVSSIKKEILGIA; from the coding sequence ATGACTGATAAAACCGATAGGCCGACCCGTGGCCGCCGCAGCAAAATCGACCTGTTGCCGGATGAGGTGAAGCGGCTGCTTGATGAGCTGCTGCGAGATGCCCGTTACTCCCAGCAAGAGGTGTTGGATGCGGTGCATGATCATATTGACCAGCTCGGCCTGCCCGAAGATATCAAGCCTTCCCGCAGTGGCCTCAACCGCTACGCCTCCCGGATGGAAGCCATCGGCAAGGATTTGCGAGATGTGCGGGAGGTCTCCCAGGCGTTGGTTGGCCAGCTCGGCGATAAGCCGACCGGCGAAGTGTCCCGCTTGATTTTGGAAATCGGAAGAACCCAGCTGTTCAAGGCGATGATGAATGCCAATGAAAAAGAGGGCGATGTCGATATCGGTATGATCAAAGACGCCATGCTGGCAGCGCAGCGCCTGGAGAGTGCCGCAATGCAAAGCCATAAGCGGGAGAAGGAGATCCGCAAAGCGTTTGCGGATGAAGCGGCAGCAGCTGCCGAAGCTGTGGCCAAGAAAGCCGGGATGACTGCAGAGACGGTGTCCAGCATCAAGAAAGAAATTCTGGGGATTGCCTGA
- a CDS encoding VpaChn25_0724 family phage protein, with amino-acid sequence MALSEIQSEHQRLVILRCLAEVPGFQLNESILHDSLNRAGVPTSRDAVKMQLEWLREMGLVKITQMASFYVAELTGRGADVVSGVARVPGIKVPRPGG; translated from the coding sequence ATGGCGTTATCAGAAATTCAGTCTGAGCATCAGCGCTTGGTGATCTTGCGGTGCTTGGCAGAGGTTCCCGGATTCCAGTTAAACGAATCCATTTTGCACGATAGCCTGAACCGTGCCGGAGTCCCGACCAGTCGTGATGCGGTAAAGATGCAGCTGGAATGGCTGCGTGAAATGGGGCTTGTGAAAATTACTCAGATGGCTTCGTTCTATGTCGCCGAGCTAACGGGGCGTGGGGCCGATGTTGTCAGCGGTGTTGCTCGTGTACCAGGTATTAAAGTGCCGCGTCCGGGAGGCTGA
- a CDS encoding DUF2730 family protein — MGDVGELIRNYWPLVAGVGSLAGIGTFAWLSNRFVTKAEHRKLEERMAAAEKAIASVPSSDDWHEMDKRLVQVATQNESIMVSLKGIENRLAMLYENELRQEQK, encoded by the coding sequence ATGGGCGACGTGGGTGAGTTAATTAGAAATTATTGGCCATTGGTCGCCGGAGTAGGCTCATTGGCTGGCATCGGCACGTTTGCCTGGCTGTCGAACCGCTTTGTCACCAAGGCAGAGCACCGGAAACTGGAAGAACGTATGGCGGCTGCGGAAAAGGCGATTGCTTCTGTGCCGTCTTCAGATGACTGGCATGAAATGGACAAGCGCCTGGTACAGGTGGCCACGCAGAATGAATCGATCATGGTCTCGCTTAAAGGTATCGAGAACCGCCTGGCCATGCTGTACGAAAACGAATTGAGACAGGAGCAAAAGTAA
- a CDS encoding TraR/DksA family transcriptional regulator: MSDAVDRAAIETEAWLAECIYRQRKPVEIPDEDEGGRYCLSCGITIDPRRVEKAPEAVRCVSCESIREEKNHGRRG; this comes from the coding sequence ATGTCAGATGCTGTAGACAGGGCGGCCATCGAAACGGAAGCCTGGCTTGCCGAATGTATTTACCGGCAGCGGAAGCCGGTAGAGATACCGGATGAAGATGAAGGCGGGCGCTATTGCCTGAGCTGCGGGATCACCATTGACCCGCGCCGGGTGGAGAAAGCCCCTGAAGCGGTGCGTTGCGTGTCGTGTGAATCCATAAGAGAAGAGAAAAACCATGGGCGACGTGGGTGA
- a CDS encoding DUF5675 family protein, whose protein sequence is MDKLILKRRLFEHGTFSTLHTQDGQQLCCMVECPWQNNQPNISCVPPGTYQFIPHQSPSKGTCYALEAQTLGVTRFGPSTRTHCLMHIANRASELKGCMAPGTHFGIWKGEWAVMNSESAFNGLMTFLGGKKWLLEIVNA, encoded by the coding sequence ATGGACAAGCTCATACTCAAACGTCGCCTTTTCGAGCACGGCACGTTTTCTACCTTACATACCCAGGACGGCCAGCAGTTGTGCTGCATGGTTGAATGTCCCTGGCAGAACAACCAGCCGAATATCTCCTGTGTGCCGCCTGGCACTTATCAGTTCATCCCGCACCAAAGTCCGAGCAAGGGCACTTGCTATGCCCTGGAAGCGCAAACCCTGGGCGTTACCCGCTTCGGGCCGAGCACCCGCACCCATTGCCTGATGCATATCGCCAACCGGGCCAGTGAGCTGAAAGGCTGCATGGCACCGGGAACACACTTCGGGATCTGGAAAGGCGAATGGGCCGTGATGAATTCGGAAAGTGCGTTCAATGGACTGATGACGTTTCTGGGAGGTAAGAAATGGCTGCTGGAAATTGTCAACGCGTAG
- a CDS encoding IS3 family transposase (programmed frameshift): MPRYSEERKAAILKKLLPPHNKTIPEVAAEEHISEATLYNWRSKLRSEGKPVPGSEKNSEQWSAEAKFATVIETASLSETELSQYCREKGLYPEQVKAWKLACISGAAQAEQSKKTEQTERKADKKRIRKLETELRRKDKALAETAALLVLFKKAQRLVRSRGRGRLTPLDERQTLLQLFDEAVANGAPQYKTAELIQVPERTLRRWRTSNGHVLADLRPLAIRPEPKNKLSKQERQHILDVCNDAEYASLPPSQIVPRLADKGDYIASESTIYRVLKANDQLHHRGRAKPHKPATEPVSHVATKPNEIWTWDISYLPSNVRGLYWYLYMVIDIYSRKIVGWEVHDRECGALASQLIERATFSERCFVKPRYLHSDNGAPMKSLTLRAKLDEMGISTSFNRPGVSNDNAYSESLFRTTKYRPDYPAHGFKDLAATREWMLNFVNWYNNEHRHSAIKFVTPAERHRNLDAKVLAKRHTVYQLAKAKHPERWAKDTRDWSPIGAVTLNPERADNNQQGGQKRAA; the protein is encoded by the exons ATGCCAAGATATTCCGAAGAGAGAAAAGCCGCCATTTTAAAGAAGCTACTGCCACCGCATAACAAGACCATTCCGGAAGTCGCCGCGGAAGAACACATCAGCGAAGCAACGTTGTACAATTGGCGCAGTAAACTCCGTTCCGAAGGTAAACCTGTGCCAGGTAGTGAAAAAAACTCTGAACAATGGTCGGCAGAAGCCAAGTTCGCCACCGTCATCGAAACCGCCAGTCTGTCAGAAACAGAACTTAGTCAATATTGCCGTGAAAAAGGCCTGTATCCCGAGCAAGTTAAAGCATGGAAACTCGCTTGTATCAGTGGCGCAGCTCAAGCTGAACAGTCCAAGAAAACTGAGCAGACTGAACGTAAAGCGGATAAAAAGCGCATCCGCAAACTGGAAACAGAACTGCGCCGCAAAGACAAAGCACTTGCTGAAACGGCTGCGCTGCTGGTGCTGT TCAAAAAAGCTCAACGTCTTGTACGGAGTCGAGGGCGAGGACGACTAACCCCTCTCGATGAGCGCCAGACGTTACTGCAGCTATTCGATGAAGCTGTCGCTAATGGCGCGCCTCAGTACAAGACAGCTGAACTTATACAAGTGCCTGAACGAACCTTGCGTCGCTGGCGTACGTCAAACGGTCATGTATTGGCTGATCTTCGCCCTCTGGCTATCCGACCGGAGCCGAAGAATAAATTGTCAAAGCAAGAGCGCCAGCACATTCTGGACGTCTGCAATGACGCTGAATATGCCAGTTTACCACCCAGCCAAATCGTGCCGCGACTGGCTGATAAGGGAGACTATATTGCTAGTGAATCAACCATATATCGTGTACTGAAAGCCAATGATCAATTACACCACCGAGGACGGGCAAAACCACACAAGCCCGCCACGGAGCCAGTCTCTCATGTAGCGACGAAGCCCAATGAGATCTGGACTTGGGATATTAGTTACCTGCCATCGAATGTCCGCGGCCTGTACTGGTATCTCTATATGGTCATTGACATTTACAGTCGCAAGATCGTTGGCTGGGAAGTCCATGACCGTGAATGTGGTGCGCTAGCTTCTCAGTTGATTGAGCGCGCGACATTCAGTGAACGCTGCTTTGTAAAACCGCGTTATCTGCACTCAGACAACGGAGCGCCAATGAAGTCACTGACCTTGCGCGCAAAGTTAGACGAAATGGGCATCAGTACATCGTTTAACCGTCCCGGCGTCAGCAATGACAACGCTTACTCAGAGTCATTGTTCCGTACCACTAAGTACCGCCCGGATTATCCAGCGCATGGTTTCAAGGATCTGGCAGCAACACGTGAATGGATGCTGAACTTTGTAAACTGGTACAACAACGAGCACCGCCACAGTGCGATTAAGTTCGTGACGCCCGCGGAGAGGCACCGCAACCTGGATGCCAAGGTGTTGGCGAAGCGACATACTGTTTATCAGTTGGCAAAAGCCAAACACCCTGAGCGTTGGGCTAAGGATACTCGAGACTGGTCACCGATCGGCGCGGTAACACTAAACCCTGAAAGGGCAGATAACAACCAACAAGGCGGTCAAAAAAGAGCCGCTTAA
- a CDS encoding Mor transcription activator family protein → MSQQQEIFQTEASEFEALINNVSELADENVRQRWPSTLQSLSEVLNNELNRANVKDPELADKLTIALGHYFGGRDIYIPTGTKLKSALRNIAIWREYNGRNIEQLASHYKLTERQITEILREQRQAEVKRRQRELF, encoded by the coding sequence ATGTCACAGCAACAGGAGATTTTCCAAACCGAGGCTTCAGAGTTTGAGGCATTGATTAATAATGTTTCTGAATTGGCAGATGAAAACGTCCGCCAACGCTGGCCATCGACGTTGCAATCACTCAGTGAAGTTCTGAACAATGAACTCAACCGCGCCAATGTGAAAGACCCGGAACTGGCCGATAAGCTAACCATCGCCCTGGGCCACTACTTCGGTGGCCGTGACATCTACATTCCCACCGGCACAAAGCTGAAATCGGCATTGCGAAACATCGCAATCTGGCGTGAGTACAATGGCCGCAACATTGAGCAGCTCGCCAGCCACTATAAGCTGACCGAACGGCAGATCACCGAAATCCTCAGAGAGCAGCGCCAGGCGGAAGTGAAGCGCAGACAGCGGGAGCTGTTTTAA
- a CDS encoding gp16 family protein: MNNRNRLIQLIHVGKRELALDDDTYRALLFANGEHSSCSKMNIKQLENVLAVMEMQGFKRKGNDAQSTFKRRLSPKSGKAKHAEIDKIRAVWITMHQHGIVRDRSEAALDAYVRRMTGRGNQKAVDHVGWLDANQAYTVLEALKNWHRREVVEEMREKGWPVPMNKAGTHPAGYDAVIGEYELMLKKQDVPTSS, translated from the coding sequence ATGAATAATCGAAATCGACTCATCCAGTTAATCCATGTCGGTAAGCGTGAGCTGGCCCTGGATGATGATACCTATCGCGCTTTGTTGTTTGCCAATGGGGAGCACTCCAGTTGCAGCAAAATGAACATCAAACAGCTGGAAAACGTGCTAGCCGTGATGGAAATGCAGGGGTTTAAACGCAAGGGAAACGACGCTCAATCAACGTTTAAACGCCGTTTAAGTCCGAAGTCCGGCAAGGCCAAGCATGCCGAAATCGACAAAATCCGGGCGGTTTGGATCACAATGCATCAGCACGGCATCGTGCGCGATCGCTCGGAGGCTGCCCTGGATGCCTATGTTCGGCGTATGACAGGTCGAGGGAACCAGAAGGCCGTGGATCATGTTGGCTGGCTGGATGCAAACCAGGCGTACACAGTGCTGGAAGCCTTGAAGAACTGGCACCGGCGCGAAGTGGTGGAAGAAATGCGTGAGAAGGGCTGGCCCGTGCCAATGAACAAGGCTGGTACGCATCCTGCTGGGTATGACGCTGTGATAGGTGAATATGAGTTGATGTTGAAGAAACAAGATGTTCCGACAAGCAGTTAG
- a CDS encoding DUF3164 family protein has translation MNTQETKAPAVPEGYRQNALGDLVPESRIKPIDLIRDELVKKVVAKARIEQTRLANFKSESMAEVADFIDLSAEEYDVKYGGAKGNVTLTSFDGKYRLVRAKGEQRVFDERMQAGKAKLDEIINRRSEGADDLIKALVERAFRVNKQGHIDVNQVLGLRNINEDDPEWTAAIDAMADSIQVIGTSSYLRLYERTENGSYKQIPLDISKL, from the coding sequence ATGAATACCCAAGAAACAAAAGCACCTGCTGTACCTGAAGGATATCGACAAAACGCCCTGGGCGATTTGGTGCCGGAAAGTCGTATTAAGCCGATTGATCTGATTCGCGACGAATTGGTGAAAAAGGTTGTGGCCAAGGCCCGGATTGAGCAAACCCGACTCGCTAATTTTAAGTCTGAATCGATGGCAGAGGTTGCCGATTTTATCGACCTGTCAGCGGAAGAGTACGACGTTAAATATGGCGGAGCGAAGGGGAATGTCACCTTGACCAGCTTCGACGGCAAATATCGCCTTGTTCGGGCCAAAGGTGAGCAACGCGTTTTTGATGAGCGGATGCAGGCTGGCAAGGCCAAGCTGGATGAAATCATTAACCGTCGCTCTGAAGGCGCTGATGATTTGATTAAGGCCCTGGTTGAGCGGGCGTTCCGGGTGAACAAACAAGGCCATATTGATGTGAACCAGGTGCTCGGCCTTCGCAATATTAATGAAGATGATCCGGAATGGACGGCTGCTATTGATGCAATGGCTGACTCAATCCAGGTGATTGGCACCAGCTCATACTTGCGTCTGTACGAGCGCACGGAGAATGGCTCGTACAAACAGATCCCGCTTGATATCAGCAAGCTGTAA
- a CDS encoding ArsR/SmtB family transcription factor, translating into MSTVERIVSALREKPLTRPELSKHIVDVTPRTLLYHLNHLEKHGFVEKRKVGNQRHYRYHLVKKDGLLIRCQCCQQERPSWVVDNGLCRYCSNVQGTGEANKKRTSPLAKEDACSIAYQRLLRGQKIGITNS; encoded by the coding sequence ATGAGCACTGTTGAAAGAATCGTTTCGGCACTTCGGGAAAAGCCTCTGACACGGCCGGAGCTGTCAAAACATATTGTCGATGTGACGCCCCGGACCTTGCTTTATCACCTCAATCATTTGGAAAAGCATGGTTTTGTTGAAAAGCGAAAAGTTGGTAATCAGCGACATTATCGATATCACCTGGTCAAGAAGGATGGCCTGCTTATTCGGTGCCAGTGTTGCCAGCAGGAACGGCCCAGTTGGGTGGTCGATAACGGACTTTGCCGGTACTGCTCGAATGTACAAGGCACTGGAGAGGCAAATAAGAAAAGGACTTCACCGTTAGCCAAAGAAGATGCCTGTTCAATTGCCTATCAACGTTTATTACGCGGTCAAAAAATTGGAATAACAAATTCGTAG